A genomic window from Solanum dulcamara chromosome 11, daSolDulc1.2, whole genome shotgun sequence includes:
- the LOC129873422 gene encoding urease accessory protein D, whose protein sequence is METGKVIVEKVRGKSTVTKSFSKYPLKFIIPRKVGSSETDAVWIYTITYGGGIVSGDSIVCDITVGDGCTTVLTTQASTKVYKAVGTKISEQVFEARIGSNAFLAVIPDPVTCFSTAKYTQKQVFKVMSDSSLLLVDWITSGRHERGEKWDFDLYRSTNDIFHNGDEPLFLDTILLEQGTCAGIAERMQDYQVIAMVILLGPKLKHVQNQIQEDVKKIMSQSLHMPTIGSRQSSSRHNDHHLSKPSFLASCSIFGPKGIGVVTRIAAMTTESVYNFLQHQLSSMEPLLGIRPYSQASQ, encoded by the exons ATGGAAACAGGGAAGGTTATAGTAGAGAAAGTAAGAGGAAAATCAACAGTTACTAAAAGCTTTTCGAAGTATCCCCTCAAATTCATCATCCCAAGAAAG GTGGGTTCTTCTGAAACTGATGCTGTTTGGATTTACACCATCACTTATGGTGGAGGAATTGTCTCT GGAGATTCTATAGTATGTGATATTACCGTGGGAGATGGTTGCACCACTGTTTTGACTACTCAAGCTTCTACTAAG GTTTACAAAGCTGTGGGAACAAAGATCTCTGAACAAGTGTTCGAG GCAAGAATAGGAAGCAATGCCTTTTTGGCTGTAATTCCAGATCCAGTGACCTGTTTCTCCACTGCAAAATATACTCAGAAGCAAGTGTTCAAAGTTATGTCAGACTCAAGCTTGcttcttgttgattggataaCTAGTGGTCGTCATGAAAGAGGAGAAAAATGGGATTTTGATCTTTATAGAAGTACGAATGACATTTTTCATAATGGTGATGAGCCTTTATTCCTTGATACA ATATTGTTAGAACAAGGAACATGTGCAGGTATAGCTGAGCGTATGCAAGACTATCAAGTGATCGCAATGGTGATATTGCTGGG GCCAAAGTTGAAGCATGTTCAAAACCAAATCCAGGAAGATGTAAAGAAAATAATGTCTCAGAGTTTACACATGCCTACAATTGGTTCAAGACAATCCTCTAGTAGACATAATGATCATCACTTGAGCAAACCAAGTTTTCTTGCTTCATGCAGCATATTTGGTCCAAAG GGAATTGGTGTTGTTACTCGAATCGCTGCCATGACAACTGAATCAGTGTACAATTTTCTGCAACATCAGTTGTCCAGTATGGAGCCACTACTTGGTATCCGGCCATATTCTCAAGCAAGCCAATAA